Proteins encoded in a region of the Spiribacter sp. 1M189 genome:
- a CDS encoding N-acetylmuramoyl-L-alanine amidase: MLAPATALATTVVEDVRTWNGPDHTRVVFDLSAPANHELFTLEGPHRAVIDLAGARLDPALVEDIRDEGPIRRIRSGRRDGGVRIVLDLDRALATESFRVAPNETYGHRLVVDLDHVGGGADDQPSADQSTAPVRIAESRAAGEFVVAIDAGHGGEDPGAIGAAGTYEKDIVLAVARKLANRVNAVDGLHAVLIRDGDYYIGLRERTRKARDADADLFISLHADAFHDRRVKGSSVFVLSRNGASSEMARVLARSENRADRIGGVSLADKDEQLASVLVDLSRAHTVEESVDVASVLIEELDALGDVHGGDVEQAGFAVLKSLDMPSVLVELAFISNPDEERRLNSKAYQRQLADGLVHGVKAYVARTRPQLALEVDDSEYMVRRGDTLSAIAQRHSVSVGALRRVNDLGGDMITAGRTLRIP, translated from the coding sequence GTGTTGGCGCCTGCCACCGCGTTGGCCACAACGGTGGTGGAGGACGTCCGGACCTGGAACGGCCCCGATCACACGCGGGTCGTGTTTGACCTGAGCGCGCCGGCGAATCACGAGCTTTTTACGCTCGAGGGTCCGCATCGGGCGGTCATCGACCTCGCGGGCGCACGCCTCGATCCGGCGCTGGTCGAGGACATCCGTGATGAAGGGCCGATCCGGCGGATCCGCAGCGGGCGCCGCGACGGTGGCGTGCGCATCGTGCTCGACCTCGATCGGGCGCTGGCCACCGAGAGTTTCCGTGTCGCGCCCAATGAAACCTATGGCCACCGCCTGGTGGTGGATCTCGACCACGTCGGTGGTGGCGCCGATGATCAGCCGTCGGCCGACCAGAGTACGGCGCCGGTGCGCATTGCCGAGTCGCGGGCGGCCGGTGAGTTCGTGGTGGCCATCGATGCCGGTCATGGCGGTGAAGACCCCGGTGCCATCGGCGCCGCCGGCACCTATGAGAAAGATATCGTGCTGGCGGTGGCGCGCAAGCTGGCGAACCGTGTCAACGCCGTTGATGGCCTTCACGCGGTGCTGATCCGGGATGGCGACTATTATATCGGCCTGCGGGAGCGGACCCGCAAGGCGCGGGACGCCGATGCGGATCTGTTCATCTCGCTGCATGCCGATGCCTTCCACGACCGCCGCGTCAAGGGCTCGTCGGTCTTCGTGCTCTCCCGCAACGGGGCATCGAGTGAGATGGCCCGGGTTCTTGCCCGGAGCGAGAACCGGGCGGACCGCATCGGCGGTGTGTCGCTGGCGGACAAGGATGAACAGCTCGCCTCCGTGCTGGTGGACCTGTCACGGGCTCACACGGTGGAGGAGAGCGTTGACGTGGCAAGCGTGCTCATTGAAGAGCTCGACGCACTGGGCGACGTGCACGGCGGAGATGTCGAGCAGGCCGGTTTTGCGGTACTCAAATCGCTGGACATGCCCTCGGTGCTGGTGGAGCTCGCCTTCATCTCCAACCCCGACGAGGAACGGCGCCTTAACTCGAAGGCCTACCAGCGCCAGCTCGCCGACGGGCTGGTCCACGGCGTCAAGGCGTATGTGGCGCGGACTCGCCCGCAGCTCGCCCTCGAGGTGGACGACAGCGAATACATGGTGCGCCGCGGCGACACGCTATCGGCCATTGCCCAGCGCCATTCGGTGAGTGTCGGCGCGCTGCGCCGCGTCAACGACCTCGGCGGCGACATGATCACCGCCGGTCGCACGCTGCGTATCCCCTGA
- a CDS encoding adenylosuccinate synthase, with the protein MARSVVVIGSQWGDEGKGKIVDLLTDRVSAVARFQGGHNAGHTLVIDGEKTVLHLIPSGILREDVLCLIGNGVVLSPEALMTELEALEASGVPARERLRISPACPVILPSHVALDQAREKARGKAAIGTTGRGIGPAYEDKVARRGIRVGDLFHRERLAAKLGELLDYHNFILKQYYGEPGQDFQAIQEQCLSVAGELEPMVADVSHLLQTHRENGNNLLFEGAQGTLLDIDQGTYPFVTSSNTTAGAAATGTGVGPLELDYVLGITKAYTTRVGAGPFPTELSDDLGEHLARRGHEFGSTTGRPRRCGWFDAVAMRRAVEISSISGLCMTKLDVLDELDTLRICTGYRCGSKRSDVLPTGAEALAECEPEYVELPGWQSSTLGVQRYEDLPRAARDYLERIEALCGVPVDIVSTGADRRDTIIRRHPYDG; encoded by the coding sequence ATGGCCAGAAGCGTGGTAGTGATCGGCTCCCAGTGGGGAGACGAGGGCAAGGGTAAGATCGTCGACCTGCTCACCGATCGGGTATCGGCGGTTGCGCGTTTCCAGGGCGGGCATAACGCTGGACACACCCTGGTCATCGATGGCGAGAAGACCGTCCTCCATCTCATTCCCTCCGGAATCCTCCGGGAAGACGTCCTCTGTCTGATCGGCAACGGCGTTGTGCTCTCGCCCGAGGCGCTGATGACCGAGCTGGAGGCCCTCGAGGCCTCCGGCGTGCCGGCTCGGGAGCGGCTGCGCATCAGCCCCGCCTGCCCGGTGATCCTGCCCTCGCACGTCGCCCTCGATCAGGCGCGGGAGAAGGCCCGCGGCAAGGCGGCGATCGGCACCACGGGTCGCGGCATTGGTCCGGCCTACGAGGACAAGGTGGCCCGGCGCGGCATCCGCGTGGGAGATCTTTTCCATCGTGAGCGACTGGCGGCCAAGCTCGGTGAGTTGCTGGACTATCACAACTTCATCCTCAAGCAGTACTACGGCGAACCCGGGCAGGACTTCCAGGCCATCCAGGAGCAGTGCCTGTCGGTGGCCGGCGAGCTTGAGCCGATGGTGGCCGATGTCAGCCATCTGCTGCAGACCCATCGCGAGAACGGCAACAATCTGCTCTTTGAGGGCGCCCAGGGCACGCTGCTGGATATCGATCAGGGGACCTATCCGTTCGTCACTTCTTCGAATACCACCGCCGGCGCGGCGGCGACCGGTACCGGCGTCGGCCCGCTCGAGCTCGACTATGTGCTGGGCATCACCAAGGCCTACACCACCCGGGTGGGCGCGGGTCCTTTTCCCACTGAGCTCTCTGACGACCTGGGTGAGCATCTGGCCCGCCGCGGCCATGAGTTCGGTTCGACCACGGGCCGACCGCGGCGCTGTGGCTGGTTCGACGCCGTGGCCATGCGCCGTGCGGTGGAGATCAGCAGCATCTCGGGGCTGTGCATGACCAAGCTGGATGTCCTCGACGAGCTGGATACGCTGCGCATCTGCACGGGTTACCGCTGCGGCTCAAAGCGCAGTGATGTCCTGCCCACTGGCGCCGAGGCACTGGCCGAATGCGAGCCGGAGTATGTCGAGCTGCCCGGCTGGCAGTCTTCCACGCTGGGCGTACAGCGCTACGAGGATCTGCCGCGGGCGGCGCGCGACTATCTCGAGCGGATCGAGGCGCTCTGTGGCGTCCCGGTGGATATCGTCTCCACCGGTGCCGACCGGCGGGACACGATCATACGCCGGCATCCCTACGACGGCTGA
- the hflX gene encoding ribosome rescue GTPase HflX, with protein sequence MPKPTKTERAAGPETAPSQLFERPGGGERAVLVQVDDGVVDADDALREFHALAESAGAEVVASQTGRRRKPDPRTYVGPGKVEELARMLGDHDADLVLINHALSPVQERNIERALRCRVLDRTGLILDIFAQRARSHEGKLQVELAQLRHIASRLVRGWSHLERQKGGIGLRGPGETQLELDRRMLGNRIRQLEKRLGRVRQQRDQGRKARRRKDLPAVSLVGYTNAGKSTLFNRVADSGVYSADQLFATLDTTLRRIELAGGEAAVLADTVGFIRDLPPQLVAAFRSTLEEVVEADLLVHVIDAADPAREDNAVEVASVLKALAADEVPQLRVYNKIDARGMAPRIDRDDDGQAVAVWLSAATGEGLDLLHEAIAERVSAEQARGVIELSPSEGRLRARFYALGDVLEEQYTDSGHVRLAVELPRRELERLYRHEGLAAELMPFADANLPVGAVAH encoded by the coding sequence ATCCCGAAGCCGACGAAGACTGAGCGCGCGGCGGGTCCCGAGACCGCGCCATCGCAGCTTTTCGAGCGCCCCGGCGGCGGTGAGCGGGCGGTGCTGGTGCAGGTGGATGATGGCGTCGTCGATGCCGACGATGCCCTGCGCGAGTTCCATGCCCTCGCCGAATCCGCTGGTGCAGAGGTTGTTGCCAGCCAGACCGGGCGACGCCGGAAGCCGGATCCGCGGACCTACGTGGGGCCGGGCAAGGTCGAAGAGCTCGCCCGCATGCTGGGCGACCACGACGCCGACCTGGTGCTCATCAACCATGCGCTGTCGCCGGTGCAGGAGCGGAATATCGAACGCGCCCTGCGCTGCCGAGTGCTCGATCGCACCGGTCTGATTCTCGATATCTTCGCCCAGCGTGCCCGCTCCCACGAGGGCAAGCTCCAGGTCGAGCTTGCCCAGTTGCGCCATATCGCCAGCCGCCTGGTGCGGGGGTGGTCGCATCTAGAGCGCCAGAAGGGTGGCATCGGGCTGCGCGGCCCGGGCGAGACCCAGCTCGAACTCGACCGTCGCATGCTCGGCAACCGGATCCGGCAGCTCGAGAAACGCCTCGGCCGGGTTCGCCAGCAGCGCGACCAGGGACGCAAGGCCCGTCGCCGGAAGGATCTGCCGGCGGTCTCGCTGGTGGGCTATACGAATGCCGGCAAGTCGACGCTGTTCAATCGCGTCGCCGACTCGGGCGTCTACTCCGCCGACCAGCTCTTCGCCACGCTCGACACCACGTTGCGGCGTATCGAGCTTGCTGGCGGTGAGGCGGCCGTGCTCGCGGATACCGTCGGCTTCATCCGTGATCTGCCGCCGCAGCTTGTCGCGGCGTTCCGCTCGACGCTTGAAGAAGTGGTCGAGGCGGACCTGCTGGTGCACGTGATTGATGCGGCCGACCCAGCGCGTGAAGACAACGCGGTGGAGGTGGCGTCGGTGTTGAAGGCGCTGGCAGCGGATGAGGTGCCGCAGTTGCGCGTCTACAACAAGATCGACGCGCGGGGCATGGCGCCCAGGATCGATCGGGATGATGACGGGCAGGCCGTGGCGGTGTGGCTGTCTGCGGCCACGGGTGAAGGCCTCGATCTGCTCCATGAGGCCATCGCCGAGCGCGTGAGCGCCGAGCAGGCGCGCGGGGTGATTGAGCTCAGTCCGTCGGAAGGACGGCTGCGGGCGCGTTTCTACGCCCTTGGGGATGTCCTTGAGGAGCAATACACCGATTCGGGCCATGTCCGGCTGGCCGTCGAGCTGCCGCGTCGGGAGCTCGAACGGCTCTACCGGCACGAAGGACTGGCCGCGGAACTCATGCCTTTCGCGGATGCCAACTTGCCGGTAGGTGCGGTGGCTCATTAG
- the hfq gene encoding RNA chaperone Hfq, whose protein sequence is MSKGQSLQEPFLNALRKEKVPVSIYLVNGIKLQGQVESFDQFVILLRNSISQMVYKHAISTIVPSRNVRSLLQEERNPEADED, encoded by the coding sequence ATGTCGAAGGGGCAGTCATTGCAGGAACCATTTCTGAACGCGCTTCGCAAGGAGAAGGTTCCGGTGTCCATCTATCTGGTCAACGGCATCAAGCTGCAGGGCCAGGTGGAGTCGTTCGACCAGTTCGTGATCCTGCTGCGTAACTCCATCAGCCAGATGGTGTACAAGCACGCCATCTCCACGATTGTCCCGTCCCGCAACGTCCGCAGTCTGTTGCAGGAGGAGCGTAATCCCGAAGCCGACGAAGACTGA
- the miaA gene encoding tRNA (adenosine(37)-N6)-dimethylallyltransferase MiaA — MSRGAADKPPVVCLMGPTAAGKTDVALALHAGGGVDLISVDSAMVYRGMDIGTAKPEAAVQARAPHALIDIRDPAEAYSAAEFARDARALIDASHRAGRVPLLVGGTMLYFRALLQGLSRLPTADPAIRADLEREAVEVGWPALHRRLAAVDAATAARLHPNDAQRIQRALEVHILAGQPLSALQAQAAPEPWPGRLVRVAVAPASRAELHERIAARFEAMLAEGFVDEVAGLRARADLHRDLPSMRAVGYRQVWDWLDGRIPRDELLFRGVVATRQFARRQMTWLRREPALNWVDTGAGNRLEQLRDLLPDVVI; from the coding sequence ATGAGCAGGGGCGCGGCCGATAAACCGCCGGTGGTCTGTCTGATGGGCCCCACGGCGGCCGGCAAGACCGACGTCGCGCTGGCGTTGCATGCCGGCGGCGGCGTCGACCTGATCAGTGTCGATTCGGCCATGGTCTATCGGGGCATGGATATTGGGACCGCCAAGCCCGAAGCGGCGGTGCAGGCCCGTGCGCCACATGCGCTGATTGATATCCGTGACCCGGCTGAGGCGTACTCCGCCGCGGAATTTGCCCGGGATGCCCGTGCACTGATTGACGCCTCCCATCGCGCCGGCCGCGTGCCGCTGCTGGTCGGGGGGACGATGCTGTATTTCCGTGCGCTCCTCCAGGGGCTCTCGCGCCTGCCCACCGCCGATCCGGCAATCCGGGCGGATCTGGAGCGCGAGGCGGTCGAAGTCGGCTGGCCCGCTCTGCATCGGCGGCTGGCCGCGGTGGATGCGGCCACTGCGGCGCGACTGCATCCCAACGACGCGCAGCGCATCCAGCGGGCGCTCGAGGTCCATATTCTGGCCGGGCAGCCGCTCAGTGCGTTGCAGGCACAGGCGGCTCCGGAACCCTGGCCGGGCAGGCTGGTCAGAGTAGCCGTGGCACCGGCGTCTCGCGCCGAGTTGCATGAGCGGATCGCCGCCCGGTTCGAAGCAATGCTCGCCGAGGGGTTCGTTGACGAAGTAGCCGGGCTGCGGGCGCGGGCTGATCTGCATCGGGACCTGCCGTCCATGCGGGCGGTGGGGTATCGCCAGGTCTGGGACTGGCTCGATGGACGGATACCCCGGGATGAACTGCTTTTCCGGGGTGTGGTCGCCACTCGCCAGTTCGCGCGCCGGCAGATGACCTGGCTGCGTCGGGAGCCGGCGCTCAACTGGGTTGATACCGGGGCCGGCAACCGGCTGGAACAGCTTAGGGATCTGCTCCCGGACGTGGTAATTTAG
- the hflK gene encoding FtsH protease activity modulator HflK produces the protein MAWNEPGGGNRDPWSSGGGGRGNNQGPPDLDEAIRKLRQRLEGLFGKRGGGNRGFGGGGDDSSGGGRPKAPGLKGIGIIVGLLLTVWILSGIYIIDEGTRGVVTRFGAYQSIAMPGPHWHLPYPIESVQTVDVSSRRRITIGYQAVSAQQTRPVLSEALMLTEDENIVNVQLAVQYQVSNAADFVFNFVDPQQTLKELTESALREVVGKRRMDFVITEGRTEVAQRTRELVVQALDEYEVGIEVVEVVIQDAQPPEQVQPAFEDAIKAREDRERLINQAEAYRNEVIPRAQGQAARIGEEAQGYVARIVQRAEGDASRFSQQQQEYAKAPRVTRDRLYLDTMERVLGNSAKVLIDNESSQQLMYLPLDRMMRSSGATGSSTDTSGTSSMDNTVSSNSSSNRSQSSVPSSSLRMRETR, from the coding sequence ATGGCCTGGAACGAACCCGGTGGCGGCAACCGCGACCCCTGGAGCAGTGGCGGGGGCGGCCGCGGCAACAATCAGGGGCCGCCTGACCTGGACGAAGCGATCCGCAAGCTGCGTCAGCGCCTGGAAGGCCTGTTCGGTAAACGCGGTGGTGGCAACCGCGGGTTCGGCGGTGGCGGCGATGATAGCAGCGGAGGAGGCAGGCCAAAGGCGCCGGGCCTCAAGGGTATCGGCATCATCGTCGGCCTGCTGCTGACCGTCTGGATCCTCTCTGGCATCTACATCATCGACGAGGGGACCCGAGGGGTCGTCACCCGCTTCGGCGCCTATCAGTCGATCGCCATGCCGGGTCCACACTGGCATCTGCCCTATCCCATCGAGTCGGTGCAGACGGTCGACGTCTCCAGCCGTCGACGGATCACCATTGGCTACCAGGCGGTCTCCGCGCAGCAGACCCGGCCAGTGCTCTCCGAGGCCCTCATGCTCACCGAGGACGAGAACATCGTGAACGTCCAGCTTGCGGTGCAGTATCAGGTCTCTAACGCCGCGGACTTCGTCTTCAACTTCGTTGATCCGCAGCAGACCCTCAAGGAGCTCACCGAGAGCGCGCTCCGCGAGGTCGTTGGCAAACGGCGTATGGACTTTGTGATCACCGAGGGCCGGACCGAGGTGGCCCAGCGCACCCGCGAGCTCGTGGTCCAGGCGCTGGATGAATACGAGGTCGGCATCGAAGTGGTGGAAGTGGTCATTCAGGATGCCCAGCCGCCGGAGCAGGTGCAGCCGGCCTTTGAGGATGCCATCAAGGCACGTGAGGACCGCGAGCGACTGATCAACCAGGCCGAGGCCTATCGCAACGAGGTGATTCCGCGGGCTCAGGGTCAGGCCGCGCGTATCGGCGAGGAAGCCCAGGGCTACGTCGCGCGCATCGTGCAGCGGGCCGAGGGTGATGCCAGCCGGTTCTCGCAGCAGCAGCAGGAGTACGCCAAGGCGCCTCGCGTGACGCGCGATCGCCTGTATCTCGACACGATGGAGCGCGTGCTGGGTAACTCGGCCAAGGTGCTGATCGACAACGAATCCAGTCAGCAGCTCATGTACCTGCCGCTTGACCGGATGATGCGCTCCAGCGGTGCCACCGGCAGCAGTACGGACACCAGCGGAACATCGTCGATGGATAACACCGTCTCGAGCAACAGCAGCTCGAACCGATCACAGAGCAGCGTACCGAGCAGCTCGCTGCGCATGCGGGAGACACGCTGA
- a CDS encoding ATP phosphoribosyltransferase regulatory subunit — MNDNLAGKRNPWLLPDAVEELLPPAAAGLEQLRQSCLERCARWGYALIMPPAIEYLEALLSGVAHDLDLQTFKLTDQLSGRMMGVRADITPQAARIDAHQLRREGPVRLCYSGTVLRTRPEGADGSRNPLQMGAELYGHAGIESDVEVITLMAELLSEAGVGALHIDLGHVGIFRGLSAEAGLDSDAEGQLWDALQRKAAADINELLDAFGVASPLRDRLAALASLSGGLEVLAEAQERLRGAGEAVGEALDSLARIAEALAAGLPEVTLHFDLGELRGYRYHTGVVFAAYTPGVSGELARGGRYDDIGAVFGRGRPATGFSADLKALYRVTAGRRDRHAEPGAIAAPWRGDTALRERITALRAAGETVVWLLPGHEGEAADMGCDRQLSSTADGDWRVEPL, encoded by the coding sequence ATGAACGACAATCTGGCGGGCAAGCGCAACCCCTGGCTGCTGCCCGATGCGGTGGAAGAGCTGCTGCCACCGGCGGCAGCGGGCCTCGAGCAGCTCCGCCAGTCATGCCTCGAGCGCTGCGCGCGCTGGGGCTACGCCCTGATCATGCCGCCGGCGATCGAATACCTGGAGGCGCTGCTCTCCGGCGTGGCCCATGATCTCGATCTGCAGACCTTCAAACTGACCGACCAGTTGAGTGGCCGCATGATGGGCGTGCGGGCGGATATCACGCCGCAGGCCGCGCGCATCGACGCCCATCAGTTGCGCCGGGAAGGGCCGGTGCGGCTCTGCTACAGCGGCACCGTACTGCGGACGCGGCCGGAGGGTGCCGACGGCTCCCGCAACCCCCTCCAAATGGGTGCCGAGTTGTATGGCCATGCCGGCATCGAGAGCGATGTCGAGGTCATCACCCTCATGGCCGAGCTCCTCTCGGAGGCGGGTGTCGGAGCGCTGCACATCGACCTGGGGCATGTGGGTATTTTCCGCGGCCTGAGTGCGGAGGCGGGTCTGGACAGCGATGCCGAGGGACAGCTCTGGGACGCGTTGCAGCGCAAGGCCGCGGCGGATATCAACGAGCTGCTCGACGCGTTCGGCGTCGCATCGCCTCTCCGCGACCGACTGGCGGCACTCGCCTCGCTGAGTGGCGGACTCGAAGTGCTTGCTGAGGCGCAGGAGCGGCTTCGGGGTGCCGGTGAGGCGGTGGGCGAGGCCCTGGATTCGCTCGCCCGCATCGCCGAGGCACTGGCGGCCGGCCTGCCGGAGGTTACGCTGCATTTTGATCTCGGTGAGCTGCGGGGTTATCGGTATCACACGGGTGTCGTCTTTGCCGCCTATACCCCGGGGGTGTCCGGCGAGCTAGCCCGGGGCGGGCGTTATGACGATATCGGTGCGGTATTCGGTCGCGGCCGTCCGGCCACCGGGTTCAGTGCCGATCTCAAGGCGCTCTACCGGGTGACGGCCGGCAGGCGTGACCGCCACGCAGAACCGGGAGCGATCGCTGCCCCCTGGCGTGGCGATACCGCCCTGAGGGAAAGGATCACCGCGCTGCGGGCGGCTGGCGAGACCGTGGTCTGGTTATTGCCGGGCCATGAGGGCGAAGCAGCGGATATGGGATGCGACCGGCAGTTGTCATCCACTGCGGATGGCGACTGGCGGGTCGAGCCGCTCTAG
- a CDS encoding DUF2065 domain-containing protein: MQDLLTAIALMLIIEGILPFLSPRSLRRALFSIVQQNDKSLRLTGLGTMLAGVLLLYLIR, translated from the coding sequence ATGCAGGATCTGCTCACGGCGATCGCGCTGATGCTGATCATCGAGGGGATCCTGCCATTCCTGAGCCCGCGTAGCCTGCGTCGGGCCTTGTTCTCGATCGTGCAGCAGAATGACAAGAGCCTGCGTCTGACAGGGTTGGGCACCATGCTGGCAGGCGTCCTGCTGCTTTATCTGATCCGCTGA
- the hflC gene encoding protease modulator HflC, with amino-acid sequence MNRLTTIGAVVIVLLIVGITFGTFTVKETERALKFRLGEVVRTDYMPGLYFQIPFVNNVRKVDARVQTLNESPQRFLTSEQKNLIVDSFVKWRVEDVEQYYVTVGANPRRANLRLSEIIRDGLRAEFGKRTVQEVISGDRAEIMSILTEQAKRAGDSLGIAVLDVRLQRVDLPEGVSESVFNRMVAAREQVAREFRAEGQEQAERIRSAADRRRTEIIAEAQRQAEELRGQADAQATAIYADAYGADEEFYRFYRSLRAYENTFNSQDDMLVLSPESEFFRYFDQLDTLQP; translated from the coding sequence ATGAATCGCCTGACTACAATCGGCGCGGTGGTGATCGTCCTGCTGATCGTGGGTATCACCTTCGGCACTTTCACCGTCAAGGAAACCGAACGCGCACTGAAATTCCGGCTGGGTGAAGTGGTCCGTACCGACTACATGCCGGGTCTCTACTTTCAGATCCCGTTCGTGAACAACGTTCGCAAGGTCGACGCCCGGGTGCAGACTCTCAACGAGAGCCCGCAGCGGTTTCTGACCAGCGAGCAGAAGAACCTGATCGTTGACTCGTTCGTGAAGTGGCGCGTTGAGGACGTCGAGCAATATTACGTGACCGTGGGTGCCAATCCCCGGCGCGCCAACCTGCGCCTCTCCGAGATCATCCGGGACGGCCTGCGGGCCGAGTTCGGTAAGCGGACGGTCCAGGAGGTGATCTCCGGCGACCGCGCCGAGATCATGTCGATCCTCACCGAGCAGGCGAAGAGGGCCGGCGACTCCCTTGGCATCGCGGTCCTTGATGTCCGACTGCAGCGTGTCGACCTGCCGGAGGGCGTGAGCGAATCGGTGTTCAACCGCATGGTCGCGGCGCGAGAACAGGTGGCGCGTGAGTTCCGGGCGGAAGGTCAGGAGCAGGCGGAGCGCATCCGGTCGGCGGCGGATCGCCGGCGCACGGAGATCATCGCCGAGGCGCAACGACAGGCCGAAGAGCTTCGCGGTCAGGCGGATGCGCAGGCAACGGCGATCTATGCCGATGCCTATGGGGCCGATGAGGAGTTCTACAGGTTCTATCGCAGCCTGCGGGCCTACGAGAACACCTTTAACTCTCAGGACGACATGCTCGTTCTCTCGCCGGAATCGGAGTTCTTCCGCTACTTCGACCAGCTTGACACCTTGCAGCCCTGA
- the mutL gene encoding DNA mismatch repair endonuclease MutL gives MSIRRLPPELVNQIAAGEIIERPASVLKELLENALDAGAGAIQVDIEAGGTRLIRVRDDGRGMAAADLALAVESHATSKIAALDDLEHIATLGFRGEALPSIASVAALTITSRRVDADHGHRLKAGQGQTPVPAPHPPGTTVEVRDLFHSVPARRKFLRTERTELRHVQELVRRVALGRPEVAFRLTHNGRDLLHLPALPAERSEQRVSELMGRAFTEAALHLDTEAAGLRLQGWVGLPTASRGQPDLQYVYLNGRMIRDRLITQALRRAYADVLFKDRFPAYLLHLQMDPALVDVNVHPTKHEVRFRDGRLVFDFLHRQVTRALAHGGAAPEEHSVEAGRPAGPGDSATAETRWRGDAFGSAQTRLAAPQPGRLPLPVAEARAVYAVPADGTPAAEAESADLGVGVRAVPRLGHAIAQIHGVYVLAESATGLILVDMHAAHERIVYERLKRQYAREGIARQPLLVPVAVGVTPAEADMAEDSRSLLEAVGLEVDRAGPEQLRLRAVPALLARADGEALLRDVLADLRAQGGTAAVEARQRHLLATMGCHGSVRANRRLTPAEQENLLREMERTPNIDQCNHGRPTWVALEMADLDRLFLRGR, from the coding sequence ATGAGCATTCGCCGCCTGCCCCCCGAACTCGTCAACCAGATCGCCGCCGGTGAGATCATCGAGCGACCCGCCTCGGTGCTGAAGGAGCTGCTGGAGAACGCCCTCGACGCCGGCGCTGGGGCGATTCAGGTGGATATCGAGGCCGGCGGCACGCGGCTCATCCGGGTGCGCGACGATGGCCGTGGCATGGCGGCGGCGGATCTGGCGCTCGCGGTGGAGTCGCATGCCACGAGCAAGATCGCCGCGCTTGATGATCTCGAGCATATCGCCACGCTGGGGTTTCGCGGCGAGGCCCTGCCGAGCATCGCCTCGGTGGCCGCGCTGACGATCACCTCGCGCCGCGTCGACGCCGATCACGGGCATCGACTCAAGGCCGGCCAGGGGCAGACACCCGTGCCAGCCCCGCATCCGCCGGGGACCACGGTGGAGGTGCGGGATCTGTTCCACTCGGTGCCGGCGCGGCGCAAATTCCTGCGCACCGAGCGCACCGAACTGCGCCATGTCCAGGAGCTGGTGCGCCGCGTCGCGCTGGGCCGTCCGGAGGTCGCCTTCCGGCTGACACATAATGGCCGTGACTTGCTGCACCTGCCGGCCCTCCCCGCCGAGCGCAGCGAGCAGCGCGTGAGCGAACTCATGGGCCGTGCCTTTACCGAGGCCGCCCTGCACCTGGACACCGAGGCGGCCGGGCTGCGGCTGCAGGGCTGGGTCGGCCTGCCCACTGCCTCGCGGGGCCAGCCGGATCTGCAGTACGTCTATCTCAACGGCCGGATGATCCGTGACCGGCTGATCACCCAGGCCCTGCGCCGGGCCTACGCCGACGTGCTCTTCAAGGATCGCTTTCCGGCCTATCTTCTGCATCTGCAGATGGACCCGGCGCTGGTGGATGTCAACGTCCATCCGACCAAACATGAGGTGCGTTTTCGCGACGGTCGTCTGGTGTTTGATTTCCTCCACCGCCAGGTCACCCGCGCCCTCGCCCATGGCGGCGCGGCGCCGGAGGAGCATTCAGTCGAGGCCGGGCGTCCGGCTGGGCCAGGTGATTCGGCAACGGCGGAGACCCGATGGCGGGGCGATGCATTCGGTAGCGCGCAGACCCGCCTGGCTGCCCCTCAGCCCGGACGTCTTCCCCTGCCGGTGGCCGAGGCGAGGGCGGTCTATGCGGTGCCGGCGGATGGAACACCGGCCGCCGAGGCCGAGTCCGCAGACCTGGGTGTCGGGGTGCGGGCGGTGCCGCGGCTCGGTCATGCCATCGCCCAGATCCATGGCGTCTACGTGCTGGCCGAATCGGCCACCGGGCTGATTCTGGTCGACATGCACGCCGCCCATGAGCGCATCGTCTACGAGCGTCTGAAGCGTCAGTACGCCCGGGAAGGGATCGCCCGCCAGCCGCTGCTGGTGCCGGTGGCGGTGGGCGTGACCCCCGCGGAGGCCGATATGGCGGAGGACAGCCGTTCGCTGCTCGAGGCCGTGGGCCTCGAGGTGGATCGGGCCGGGCCCGAGCAACTGCGTCTACGGGCCGTACCGGCGTTGCTGGCCCGGGCCGATGGCGAGGCCCTGCTCCGAGATGTCCTTGCCGACCTGCGGGCGCAGGGTGGTACGGCCGCTGTCGAGGCGCGGCAGCGCCACCTGCTGGCCACCATGGGCTGCCATGGCTCGGTGCGCGCGAACCGCCGCCTGACCCCGGCGGAGCAGGAGAACCTGCTGCGCGAGATGGAGCGCACGCCCAATATCGATCAATGCAATCACGGCCGGCCGACCTGGGTTGCCCTGGAGATGGCGGATCTGGATCGGCTTTTCCTGCGCGGGCGATGA